The DNA sequence AAGTTTAACTTAAGAAGGCTATAATTTCCCCAGAGTTAGCAAAGATTTAGGTAGGTTAAATCAATGCAGATATTCTCAGGTAGCTATAGGCCAAAATCTTCATTCCAGAAATTCTGGATAAACATACAAAGTGTGGTACCCCTAAAATCTCTTAATTCATTATTGGTTATCTGTAATTATGTATTGGATGACTTAAGGAATGCAACTTTCCTCAGTGCATGTTATGTATGTGGCAATGGATGGTGTTAGAAGAATGAGGAGATTTGGAGTTCTTCTCATTATTGTCTGTATACTTTGTGTAGGGAACTAAGCTAATCTAAGGAGATACTGGGAGGGATAAGATCCAATGTCTGTCCTTGATGGCCTTGCATTCTAATTGAGAATATCAAAAAACATGAAACAATAAATGTCAATAAAAGAAACTGTATGATCTGTGCCAAATGAGTGGTATAGACTGTAATATGGACATTCACACTATGTGGattatttgaataaaaatctaaatgataactttttaaatttgtgtttctcTCAATTTGCAAGGCTTTTGCTATATTCACTGATTTGAGTCTagtttggaaagaaaatgagagttAAGGAAATATcccattttggtttcagtttcaACTGCTGTTGATTTATCTTTAAGCCTCTTTATGGCATCAGGCCAAGAAAAGCCTGCCCTGACAGATTCGTATATACAGACCCAGTCAAAAATGCTTTCTGGGAAACTAATGTGCTTAGAAGAAATTTCCTAAAAAGTGAGCAGGAGAACTTCAGTGATTTCTACAGACTGGGAATCCCCTCAAGCTGGTGTTGAATACTCCTTGTAAAATATAGGCAAAGAAGGCAAAGCTTCCCCTTCATAGTTGTGACTCTGAGTTCTCAGAAGATTCCCTTAGCTGATGGTATCTGGTGATACAGTTTACATACTTTTGATTACCATGTTTCTCATCATTCACAGCCAGCCTGAACAGAGGGCAAAGTTGAGTGCTGGCAAAGGGGGTGGCAGACCCTTAAGATCATCATGCCTGGGAGGGCTGAGAAAAGCTGTTAGGATCCATTTTAGACCATGCAGTGTTTTACTTTCCTCATATTTTATGGGatgatgggatgggatggggatCTAGAGATACAGTATATAGTTCTGTTTCTCACTTGCTCTGTGATTTGGACAGATTGTTAGGTCTGTCTATGCTCCAGTTTTCTTATCTTCAAATGCACATTATAATACCTAACCCATCTACCTTTCAGGTCATTCTAAAGATGACAGGAGATTAAAAAGgtattttaacaagtttaataaGTTTTTCACTAGCCAAAACTTCAGAAATATAGCCATCTCTCTGGCCAAGTTTGAGCTTATCTCCTAGGTGCAGTGAAtattgttctctttctctcaacAATGAATTTACCTGTGTGGTCAGGTACATCTGTTAGTCTACAACACAAGCCATGGGTATGACTCTCCTGGTGGAACTGAGAATTGGAACCATGCAGTATTTACTCATAGGAATGGACTTACTTAGGTAACGTGGCTTACCTAGGATAAATAAAACCACAAAGTGAGTTTACAAAACCTGACAAGGAAAGCCTACTTCAGCAGTTTTCATTGTATTGCAAGTTCTAGGctgaacaataaaacaaaaagagaaattaaagccaTAAGGATtggatgggaagaaataaaatcttgTAGATGATAGAATTGTTTGCacagaaaaccaaaacaataacaaattttagaaataatagcaCTTTATCAAAATGGATGGTTAGAAGATCAATGTATTGCATTTTCTACACTagtaacaaataatttaaaaagttatttaaaaagaaataatttacagGAACtacaataaatacttaaaatataaaatacttaagaataaaacCAACAAAAAGCAAGCAAGACTTGTTTGTACAAAATgtagatttttctaaaataatatcaaGTAAAATAATGTTGAgattaaatacagtattttacTATCTTGATAAAGTTTagcaaaactaaaattaaataatttgttagGTATGTGTATTTAAatgataaaactatttttaaaaagcaaggaagtgatagttgcacaacagagtgaatgtacttagtgccactgaactgtacttaatacattttatgttatgtgtattttaccacaactttTTATGAAACACAGAATTTAAGATAGTTATTATCTTGGGGTTGGAGGAGGCAAGAGAATGGGGTAGGAGGAACACATAAGTATATTTGAAGTTATTGTTAATGTTCCAGTTCTTGATTTGGGTGGCAAGTTCATGGGTCTTCATTATATTACAGacttataaatatatgtatgcatggaTCAGGGATTGAACAGTGTATATATTATCAGCTGTAATGATATTAATCCAAATATGTATGCCTGAGGTTCATTAAAAGATTAATTTACCACAAGTTCTCATTTCAGGGAAATAGCAAGAGTAAGTTTTAGATCCCTGGCTCCTCATTTGGAAAGGAGCCAAAGAAATGTATTATAATTATGCCAGTACTTTTATGAGTCATTTTATATCTTAAATATTGGGAAGTTTCAAaaatatctattatattaaatTGTAGCAATGTTTTGGCTTATTAGTGTGATTGAGGATGTAAATCATATTATCCAGAATGGGTCATTGAGTTTAGTCCAGAGAAATCTTCAACGAACTCTTGAAGAGGGAGAGCTGCAAAGATTATGGTTAGTGAGATAAACTTAATAGATGAGATGGTAGGAGATAAAACTGAAGGATAGGTAGAGAAGAGCAGGAGGTGGGAATTggttcccttcccctccctcatcctcccttcctcttctcttctttccctcctctttgTCTCCCTCCAGTAGGGCAGGAAGACTATGGATTAAAATGTATTGACAAATCTCAATATAGGGAATCTCAATATAGGGAATCTCAAGACATGCATGGTTTTTAATACAGAGTGTGAAGGATGGCTGGTTTCTGTATTAACTGTCTGCAAAAACTGCTTagtattagaatttattttattaaaattaacatgttaaaatcaatatttattgcattctttcttttgtgctaggcatactattttatttattgcatttaatCTTAAGGGCCATTGTATGAGGTGTAACTTTTATAGTAAGCTAAAATGGGATTTCATAGCAAGATTTACATCCAGGCAGTCTAATTCAGGAGTCTCTTAACCACTCTCCTGCAGTTTCTTTTGTCATCGGCCTCTATGGACAGATAATATCTATGGCATCAATCAGTAAACAAGCACACCTGGTCATCTTAAATTAGAAGCATAAGCTGTCCCTCAGAAAGAAGCAGCTTCTCTTGCTTAATCTGCCTGACCAGGATCAAGAAGAATGTGTGTCAGAAAGTAACCTGGAAGGAAATCGAGGATACACCCAGCtgtaattttgaaaagaatttaaTGAAGGTTCTACTTACAGAGATGTGGGCAGGATTAAAGGAACCAACAAGGGATGTTGAGGGCATCCAGTAGAAAACTTCTCTCTCAGAAAGAGGCAAGGTAGGGAAAGGGTGTTACTAGAAGCTAGTAATAAGTTCATTGCACATCAACATAAATACCatacttttatgaaaaataactatttcccaaaacaaaaaaaaaattggtgaaaagattcacattgttttgcaaatccctttaatgtctggcttaatagaagtcAGCTGAATTCTCATATCTACTTCTGCATTTAATTTGTTACAATGTTATATATGTCATGGAGCCTCTGCAAAACTCAttaatatgaaaatagttttgactttgtGGGCTTCCTAAAAATGTCTCAGGGACCTCTGGGGTAAGGGGAGAGAGTCACACTTTAAGAACTTAAATATTATGtgtataatgtaatataatcTGTGCTCATTCAATTCTTTGATAGCTGTTATATACGGAACACTTGAGACTATCACAAAGCATATGTATGATATTTAGTGTTTATATTAATTAGAACCTTTAatgcaaaacaaatttaaaaagaacactaGTGACAAAAGAAAGTAatgaaaaagtataaattatGCACAAGACTATCACCAGTATAAATTAGAAAGCCATGGTATTCAAAGTGTCTACATGTGTTCTAAGGGCATTATTCAGTACAACACATGCTGGCTGCTTAGCtaacctgggagagtgtggtgctggtaacaccagggtaACAGGTTCAGAatctataccagccagctgccaaaaacaaaaacaaatacaaaaagaatacAATTCATGCCAGCTATACAAATTGGAAGATCACTTGCTATACAACTGGAAGACCACTTTCTGCAGGATCTGATGAAAAACTTTTGGTTTCTGGTACTCTAGGCAAGTCTTACCAGCAAGTATGGAGCTGTACCATGGGTGCCTCAGAAATACAAGTAAATATGACATGGTTTCAAtcctgaaaaaaacaaatacagtatTGTAAGATAACCATTAGCTGAAGGCCAGCTATGGAGGCTCAGAGACCATCAAAGAGATTCTGTGACTGCTAAAAGGAGTCTTCCTCCTAGGAAAGGAAGACATTATAATCAGATAAGAAGAATTATGTGTtataaatgctaaaataaaattacagtgtAGGTATTGGGGTGGGGAGATGTGATTAGTTCTCAAATGTATATGTGTGGAATGCCTCACGAAATGATTATGGCAAGTAACTCTTTAGCTGAATCTTGGAAGATGAGTAGATATTGGACGAGTAGATAAAGAAGAAGGGTATTTCAGATATAAAGTAGCATGGAAACTGCAGATGTAGTAATCAAATATGACTGGAGTAGAGAATGCGAACAGGTGACAGCAGCATTTGGAGATAGGCTGATAGCATGGTTAGCAATGTGGACTTTATTCTGAAGACAACAGGAGgtattgaaatgttttaaaaggaaaataatatactATTTGCATTTTAGAAGTTGTCAAAGAAAACCAGACCTGGACAATagttaaaacagtaaaaacagaTTTTACTCAGTGACTATTGCAATAGCGGGAAAGAGACCTCAGTATGGGACTGGGCTCAATTCTGAATACAGCATggacaagtggggatttatagTCTAGGAGCAGGGTGGGTTGAATgtgtcagtggatggaaaattactaggGGGCAGGGTAATTGTTGCTAAcctgacctaacaggattctcactgaaggcaggccagggtctTCAGATATCACCCAGGGGATGGTGAGAGATGAAGTATTTGACCAGACGTTGAGGGTGTTTAGATGTTGGTGGGGGATTCTCGCTAAACCAAGTTAGCAGGATTCTTAATAAAACTGGATTCAGCAAAGACAAACACAGAGGTTGAGACCTAGTTGAAAAGatggctcagaggagcctgactacAGTTTGGccaaggagagagtctttgtcgAAGGTGTCTTTGGAGTAGCGTTGGAGGGTGGGAAACTGAGCCAGGGAGACTAAGGAGGCTCTTACACTGTTCTCAATAAGAGATAATTAGGGCCTTAACTAAAACTTTAACCATAAAgatgggagagaaagaaatgaactgAAGAAATTTAATGTATATGGATTGCACTTTCAGGTACTGTCCTTTGGACAGATGCTGAATGTAAATGGCAAGAGGTTTCCAATCCTTGCTTTGATTCCTGTCAtcttttttaaagtgctgaatgGAActtgagtgtgtatgtgtatatatagacatAGGTATATTTGTTGTTGTATTGACATATATATTAAAGGCAATTtagttgattttgttttcagGAACTCGCAACAACTTGGGATGTGATGAAACATAGGCGTATGGCCTTATTGAAGAGAGGTTCAGGGTCAAGGTAGGGGGAGAGATGGGGCAGCCCTAGTCTTTTTTGAAATTGCTGTAGATAACAGAGGTGCTAGCAGAGAACACACCTTGAAATAAATTGCCGTGTTTCTTAACTCATGCATTTGGGGGGACTTTTACAAATATGGCAGACAATCATTTGGGAGAAGAGATGAAATCTGAGGACactataaaagtaaatatattttggggAAGTATAGTGCATTCCCTCTTCCTCCcataaattagatttttaaacaaaataaattagaattttatgaatattttgttccatttttaatcaaaatcttcagaaaatgtcattttaattttaatttttgtcattgtttgttttttttcttttttttaggagAAAGAATCTTGAGCTATGATGTAGTTTAATAGTGCTTGTCATTCCATAAAATGTatcatcatttaattttcttcaagctcttACTGACAATTTGTCCTTTGTGAGCAATTTAAAGAAGATTCCTAAATCATTATTTGTGGGAAATTATGTAAAGTCCATAATTCACCTCAGGGCATTTCCAATTTAGTAGCAGTTTATTGAGCAGCACCAAGTAATTATATCTGCATGTAAGATGCCAGGATTTGGAggaaatagttatttttctttggcACTTATGTGAAACTATGGTTGCAGTGTACGTGATGATCTCAGACTTGCTCAATTTCATTACTAGTGTCTGATAAATAAAATTTGCAGAAAAGGCAAGAAACAGCAACTAACGTTGCCTCGccacccccctccaaaaaaacccTAAACTGTTATGTTTGTATGTACTACttataacctacagaatgagTTGGCCATATCATAAAGATTTATGTGCCtataaaaacctaagaaacagATACTGAGATAATACTGTAATACTGTGTATTAATTCCATATGAGTGTATGAGGTAACATACTCAATtgccaaaaataattaaatgttgtttctttcctAACATTTATCCAAAACTACTCCATCTGTTTGGAAGCTCCTCTTGGTTAATCAGAGGAAATAGTCCTGTGTTTCTAAGTCACTGTGGGTATTTGTCATCTcaagtttcatatatttaaaatctaaCCTGCAGTGTTCTCTGCTAAACAGCATCTTCCTCCTGATCTTCCTAGTCCTGTTAGTGGCAGTACTATTCTTTCAAACCTTAAAACCTcagctttttttcatgtttccttgTCTGCCTCAACTGCAGAATCAAATCCTTAGCATTTTCCTAGGTTCTCTCTCTCAGCTTCAACCTTCACAGCCAGTCTGTCACTgtctcattcttttctatagtgtacttctctttttattctcaCCATTACCACATCAGTTTagcccttttttaaaattgtggtaagatACACATAACctaaaagttaccattttaaccatttaaaagtgtatgattcagtggcattaagtacattgacAATGTGGTATACCGTAATCTAGTTCCAGAAGTTTTTCATCACCTGAAACAGAAACCCCATACTTattaagcagtcacttcccattaaCCCTTTCTCtgagcccctgacaaccactaatctgctttctgtttttatggattttcctattcaagatatttcatataaaatggaatcatacaaaatacagtcttttgtgtctggtttctttcacttaatgttttcaggttcatccatgttgtagcaagtatTAATACTTGATTCCTTTGTGGCTGAATAATCTTTTGTTGTGTATATACAACATGTTtagcttatccattcatctgctaatggatatttgggttgtttctaccttttagctactgtgaatagtgccgctatgaacatttgtgtacaagtttttgtttgaacaactgtttcagttcttttgggtatatacctaggagtggaattgctgggtcatatagtaattctGTTTAACTAACGGCAGAGCCAGCCCTTGTTACTTTTCACATCAGTATTGGTGACTCATTGATAATGGCATTTAATATCAAtgaattattctctttttaacttCAATCCCTCTGATTAAATTAGGGAGAGTCTCAATTTGGTATCTGCATGGCTTTCAAACACTTCACCAACTATGTTAATCTTCCTTTTAACACATACAGACCAGGCCTGAGACATAGAACCTTTGGCATACAATAGTGTCTAGTAGgaatttagcattttttcattgtattttgtttgatcattacattttatttctgtagcATGTCATACTGATTTCACATGTACCAGTAGTGAGAGTTTGCTTTTCatgtaaatgtaagtaaaataaagTGGTACACAGAATTTGCAATAaagatatgataaaaaaaaattgtaaagatgGTATGAGAATGACTCGAAGTTTGAGAAATAAAGACCTAAACTATTGTTATGCATTTCCAACTGATTCTCCCTTCCCTAGtctctcccacttccaggcaaccCTCAATGCCATTCTCAGAATAATTTATAATAACTTGAATAGGGTCACTATCTTAATCATGAACGTTTAATGAATCTTTGTTTTGTACAGAGTAAAATTCAAGGTTGTTTAGCTAGGCATTTGATGCCCTTCTTCCTTTACTCCAACCAAATGAATCTaattattatttctgaaaatcaCTTTATATTTCTTCTACCACTGTACACCCTCAAGCCATTTTTCTGCTCTAAGTTCCTCTCCCCTTACTTTTTATTGCCATTTAATAGGGCGCACTAGGTACTTTACTGTAGGATAGGACTATAATGACTTTCTTATTGAGCTTACTCTTGTGGGAGAGCAGATATGTGGCACAGGAATAATTTAGGCACAGCTACAATTGCAATAAGTAGTGCGATGGAAAAGCAGAGtgttatgaaaacaaataaagagGACACCTAATCTAGTTGAGGTTGAAGGGGTGGTTTCAGAGGCTTCCTGGAGAAAATgtcatttaagctgagacctaagTGGTTAGTAGGCATTAGCTTAGTGAAGAAATGGGCAGAGAGAATAGTACGTGCAAAGGTACTGAAGTGGGAACAATCTTGGCTCAAGTATGTTAAttctttcacatatttatttctatgaagaaaTTTAGGTATATGTTATCTTCTCAATAATAATGTGCTGGTCTATAATacttaatctattttttaaaaaatactaaatttatTATGCAGCCTTAACTcagtgaagttttatttttaaagatacttaaaaaaaaatcactgtaagtAGTCAAGGATTAGATTCAGGTCTTAAAACTATTCAGGGAATTTATATAGACGTTTCATTTTAATATAGAAATTTATATAGATTTATATAACAGATTTATTATAcatctatattatatataatatataagaaataGCTGATTataattctaaagcaaattttttcatttttcaaatgtatcGGTGCCTGTACAAAGAGTGCTACATccacaggtatttatattcaaaactgtaccccacagatatgtacaatcaaattatgtttcaataaaaaaaagaagagtgctATATCTGTCAAAATTTTTGATTATGTGCAGAGAAACCAACTCTGGTGAGcttaaggaaaaaaggaattttatcGCTAGTTGAAGAATGCAAGGAAGACTAGAGAATAAGGCTTGGAAAGTGGAGAAGGACCTAAGGGAGGTATTTGGCAGGAAGGACTAGCCAAAGTTATGAAACAGGAACGTGTGTTAAGAAGCCACTACTGTGAGACTTTTGCtgctgttttaaataattttcttactGTTGGCATCTTTGTGTGACACTAGCTAGAGTTTAAAGTCTAGAGTAGGAACAGCCTGGCTGAGGTCCTGTTCTGGCTGCAGGGGAGGATCTCCTCCTTTTGGTTTCTCTCTTTTGTCCTCTGATCAAGATGTACATAATAGGGATTTGCTGCAAGTAAGAAAGGGGTTTGGACTAgaaagacacccccccccccaaaaaaaaaccaaacagctaTTCTTCACAACTGCccattaaaatacatttctaaacaATTTTGCATGATAATAGGAAGCTGTATACTTtttggaatataaaataaaattgttaaaggTGTCTCAAATGTTCTGGAAAGTATATGGCTGTTTCTGTTTTAAGTAGGACTGTGGTAGCTTATTAGAGAAAaatgcttttgattcttttcaaAGTACACCAGTCTTAGATATTCCTAAATTCTATAGTATAGGCATGGCAAAAGAAATGGATTAGATTATGTATTTTTCTAAGAAACAGAATCACAGAAAGTAAAGGTGATTGCcagatatgcatatatatatttatttttcaacatttttatttggtagataaaaacatttacatttaatatgtgTCCAAGATATTGCTATCATTTATAACAATAGATAAAACCAAAATTTACAGTAAACACACGTAttctaattatttcaaaatatctcaatgaaaaaaaagttgaaaaaaatcaaattaagacCAGTGCTACTAATCACTCTTACAAGTTTCCCGTAGCTTACAATTTTTTTCATAGTACATTTTGAGGATTACAgcctttttataaaacaaaatgatgCATAAGAacttttttctagatatttatgtGCCACATGATATTTGgggaaagaaatatgtatttgCATGAAAAATTATTTGAGGAATGTTTTACTACACACATGGCTGCTTTTGACTAATAAGGACTCCTTGTTAATGTCTCCATTGTAACCACAAATAGTAATATGGAATGTAGATCAAGTAAAGACAGATGACTTCTAGAGACAAAATGTTTTCATAGTCACAGCAAAATTGTTTATAAGCATCAAATTTAGAAGATTCTCTAACCTAGAAAGGCATGAATGTATATTGCAACAGGCAGTACAAAGTCGGTTTCCTGTTGCAGAAGTCACAGTTAAACTTGTTCTAGGTTTTCAAATCCTCTTTTCCAGGACTTCAtactttttggtattttaaaaaattctttctttcaatttGCTGTAATGAGAAAACAAGAGTTTTATTTACCTGGGCTCTTCTTGTTTCCCCAGTGATTAAGAGTTGACATGTAAAAACATATAGCAGGGAAGGGAAGCTATTATAACCAAGGACCCCTTAACAGAATATTTCACACAGGATCATAGCAAAATCTTTCTGCAGTTGTtcacttgattttcttttttcaaaagatCTGTCTTGTATAAAACAGATTATAACATGGAAGTAATCTGGTAACTTACCTTGATTATAAGGCTTGCTTGCTTTGATCTGGGATTTAGGCATCGTTGTCCTTTATTTGCTTTCAGGGTGATACTGTTAAGGGAAGATCCAAAAGAACTGTAAACTTTGGatggaaaaacataaaacagacaaaaaagtcTCCATCACTGTCATCTTCAtcaaatttattacttacatcACTTCTATTTTGTCGCAGTAGTTACTTTGGTAGATTATGGAGGCTTTTTCAATATCTGCCACTTTCACAGCTTTTACTCCAGGGCCTATGCAAAGACAACGCCCCGCTTTGAATATTGGGAAGCCTAGAACAGATCATAGCATTAGTTAGTAATGCATCTGATTGCAACAAATGACTGTGGTTTATAATCCTGGTGATGAATGTGAGATGAGTTTTCATTAAGGATAAAAACAGTGATTTATCAAATAGCACTTGACACCACTGTTAGTGGGCAAGAAGTTAAGTAAGATAGTGatgattttctctttaaattcgtaagcaaaccattaaaaaataaagggaagcGTGAGGAAAGTTTATTGGAGGTGAAGCTTGTTTGCCTTTGCTTTTATGCTCAAGAATTTTTCCAGGAAGCTAATAATATTATGTCATATAAAATCTTCTTAAACAGTTAAAACTATTGCTAAAGGCTCTTGCTAAATATTGTAGCCAAACCAAAAATTCCATGAAGTTTATCATCCCTAGTTTCAATAATCATCTCTAGTATCTTAAACATTTCCAACATTCTCTGCCAAAGCTGCAGTACCTTCTAGT is a window from the Cynocephalus volans isolate mCynVol1 chromosome 9, mCynVol1.pri, whole genome shotgun sequence genome containing:
- the CXCL11 gene encoding C-X-C motif chemokine 11 isoform X1 gives rise to the protein MSAKSMAIALAVIFCATVIQGFPIFKAGRCLCIGPGVKAVKVADIEKASIIYQSNYCDKIEVIITLKANKGQRCLNPRSKQASLIIKQIERKNFLKYQKV
- the CXCL11 gene encoding C-X-C motif chemokine 11 isoform X2, which gives rise to MSAKSMAIALAVIFCATVIQGFPIFKAGRCLCIGPGVKAVKVADIEKASIIYQSNYCDKIEVIITLKANKGQRCLNPRSKQASLISKLKERIF